The Marinomonas sp. CT5 genome contains the following window.
ACTTTACTGTTTGGCTCTATGTTATTGCTTGTGCAATCTTGTGCTCAAGTGCCAGTAGAAACCAAAGGCGATCCATGGGAAGGGTTTAACCGTTCGATGTTTGCCTTTAATGATGCCGTTGATGGGGCGATTTTAAAGCCAGTTGCGAAAGGTTATAAGGCGGTGACACCAACACCTGTTCAAAAAGGGGTGAGCAATTTTTTCTCTAACTTAGGCGAGATTGGCAATATTGCTAATAACTTATTACAAGGTAAGTGGGATGGAACAGCCTCTTCCACATTCCGCTTTTTAATCAATAGTACCGCTGGCTGGTTTGGTATTTTTGATGTGGCCAGCGAGTTGGGTTTAAAAGAATACGATGAGGATTTTGGCCAAACCTTAGGTTATTGGGGAGTCTCCTCTGGTCCTTATCTTGTTTTGCCTTTCTTTGGGCCTTCAACCGTTCGAGATGGATCCGGTTTGGTCGTTACTTATACCTACTTGGATGAGACGGAGTCTCTAAACTTGAATCAAGATGAGAAACTTGGTCTTTTGGCCTTGGATGTCGTGCAGACTCGTGCTCGTTTGCTTAATGCCGAAGGCATGATCATAGGTGACCGCTATAGTTTCATTCGCGATGTGTATTTGCAGAGCCGAGCTTATGACGTTTATGACGGTAATCCTCCAAAACAACAAGTTAACAAAGAGGTAAACTCCGCGGATGATAGTTGGGGAGATGAGCCGGCTGAAGACAGTTGGGGGGATGATTCTACAAGCGACAGTTGGGGCGACGACTCTGCAACGGATAGCTGGGGTGATGAAACAACAACGGATAGCTGGGGGGATGAATCTGCGACCACTCAAGAGGATATTTCTAGCGAAAGCAGTTGGTCTGAATAATTGACGATGAAAAAGCAACTATTAAACTATCAATGGTTCAGTGACAACACGTTTAACAACTCTTTGCTTAACGCTTTCTTGCTTGTTATTGGCTGCTCTTGTGTATTTCTGATTACCCTTAATGTTTATGTAATGCAACTCCCAATCGCTCTCATTGAGTTGGGTATTTTGGCTTTTACTGTGGGTGTTTGGTTTTGTCCTAAAGACTGGCGTTACTATCAATTAGTGAAATTTATCTATGTTAGCCTTCTTTTTTGCTTGATTTTGATTGGGATTGCCGTGTCGCCTTTGTATTCTGGTCGGCAAGTGTGGGTGCTTATTTTTCCCATGGCGTCTTATCTTTTGCTGGGCAAGCGTGCGGGTTTTTGGTTGAGCTTTATTGGCTATAGTGTGGTTAGTGCCATTCTCTTTGAGCGTTTCTACGCTGACTTTGGTGTGGCTCTTGTTCGTATCTTTGTTAACCTAACCTTTACTTATGCTTTCGTGTGGGGGTTAACCTATGGTGCAGAATTAACACATAGAAAGATGCTTAAGACCCTAAGAAAAATCGCTATTACAGATCCGTTAACTGGACTAGCTAATCGGCGTGGTATGGCTGTTAACTATCCGCTTCAGCTTGCGACTCTTGAAGGTAAAGGCGATGATCTCGCGTTTATTTTGATTGATCTAGATGAGTTTAAAAAAATAAACGACCATTATGGTCATGATATTGGTGATGTGGTTCTAATTGATTTTGCAGAAAGACTTAGGGCTCACGCGAATGATAATGAGCATGTGTTTCGTCTAGGTGGAGAAGAGTTTTGCATTTTGATGTCGGCTGAACAAGCTAAAGACTGGGCATTAACGTTTTGCCAGTATGTGGATGGCACTATTTTGAAGTTTGAGGGGATAGATATTCACTATACGATTAGTGTTGGCGTATCTTTTAGTCAAAAAGAGGGCCGAGACTTTAAGCTTTTGTATAAGGCAGCCGATCAGCGTTTGTATAAAGCTAAAAGCCTTGGCCGTAATTGTGTGGTATTAGCAGATTGACGATTTTCGCTGAGGCTAAAAATCAGGAGCATGGTCTATGCTCCTGATTTTTTAATTGAGTTTTTTGTCTGTCGCGAGTGTTATTTTTAATAATTTGCCCGAATCTGTTCCTATATAAAGTATGCCCGATGTGTCTTGAGCAATGGAACGTAGGCGTTCATCTAGATGTTGCAGGTAACGCGTTTCAGTTGTTTTGCCATTCTTATCAATTTTGATTTTATTTAAGTGTCTTAATGCCAATGCCGTTGATAAGAAATCACCGCTCCAGTTTGAGAATAACATCCCTCGATAACGTATTAAGCTGCTTGGCGCGATAGAGGGGATAAATACTTTAGCTGGATTATCTATACCATCTTTTGTTTTGCCTTCACCGACATTAATCGGCCCCCAATACTCTTTACCATAAGATACGATTGGCCAACCATAATTAGCACCAGGGCGAATCAGGTTAATCTCATCACCGCCTCTTGGGCCATGCTCGTTTGACCAAAGAGTATGGGTGTCCGTGTCATAAAAAAGACCTTGTGGGTTACGGTGACCATAGCTCCATATTTCGTTGCGTATGTTGGCATGAGTAACAAAAGGGTTACCCGTTGGCACGCTGCCATCTAAATTTAAACGAATAATGCTGCCTGCATGATTGGTCAAATCCTGCGCATTTTCACGAACGCCGCGATCACCCACTGAAAAGAACACATGCCCTTTATCGTCAAAAGCAATACGGCCACCGAAGTGCTTAGACTCATTGGTAGCGGAATCGGTTACCAATAAATCTTGCCAATTCATTAATGTGTCACCGTCTAGTTTTGCTCTGGCTAATGTGGTTTTAGCGCCTTGGTCAGTAG
Protein-coding sequences here:
- a CDS encoding PQQ-dependent sugar dehydrogenase — protein: MKTWILFLAGLMALNVSASDAITDNSLNVQTVTQFDGIPWGIALLNDKEAIVTIKKGSAYKVNLQTGKKQTLKGLPKVDNRGQGGLLDVAQSPQFKDQRWLYFTYSKPTDQGAKTTLARAKLDGDTLMNWQDLLVTDSATNESKHFGGRIAFDDKGHVFFSVGDRGVRENAQDLTNHAGSIIRLNLDGSVPTGNPFVTHANIRNEIWSYGHRNPQGLFYDTDTHTLWSNEHGPRGGDEINLIRPGANYGWPIVSYGKEYWGPINVGEGKTKDGIDNPAKVFIPSIAPSSLIRYRGMLFSNWSGDFLSTALALRHLNKIKIDKNGKTTETRYLQHLDERLRSIAQDTSGILYIGTDSGKLLKITLATDKKLN
- a CDS encoding GGDEF domain-containing protein; translated protein: MKKQLLNYQWFSDNTFNNSLLNAFLLVIGCSCVFLITLNVYVMQLPIALIELGILAFTVGVWFCPKDWRYYQLVKFIYVSLLFCLILIGIAVSPLYSGRQVWVLIFPMASYLLLGKRAGFWLSFIGYSVVSAILFERFYADFGVALVRIFVNLTFTYAFVWGLTYGAELTHRKMLKTLRKIAITDPLTGLANRRGMAVNYPLQLATLEGKGDDLAFILIDLDEFKKINDHYGHDIGDVVLIDFAERLRAHANDNEHVFRLGGEEFCILMSAEQAKDWALTFCQYVDGTILKFEGIDIHYTISVGVSFSQKEGRDFKLLYKAADQRLYKAKSLGRNCVVLAD
- a CDS encoding VacJ family lipoprotein → MFKVMRTLLFGSMLLLVQSCAQVPVETKGDPWEGFNRSMFAFNDAVDGAILKPVAKGYKAVTPTPVQKGVSNFFSNLGEIGNIANNLLQGKWDGTASSTFRFLINSTAGWFGIFDVASELGLKEYDEDFGQTLGYWGVSSGPYLVLPFFGPSTVRDGSGLVVTYTYLDETESLNLNQDEKLGLLALDVVQTRARLLNAEGMIIGDRYSFIRDVYLQSRAYDVYDGNPPKQQVNKEVNSADDSWGDEPAEDSWGDDSTSDSWGDDSATDSWGDETTTDSWGDESATTQEDISSESSWSE